Proteins co-encoded in one Streptomyces sp. JH34 genomic window:
- a CDS encoding ribokinase encodes MYGNEDSAPSAPAGPSRYDLLVVGSANADLVVGVERRPGPGETVLGTDLVVHPGGKGANQAVAAARLGARTALLARVGDDAHGRLLRASQQEAGVDTGGVLVGGAPTGVALITVDPSGDNSIVVSPGANARLTPDDIRAAGPLFAAARVVSVQLEIPLDTVAETARALGPGARLVLNPSPPAPLPDEVLAACDPLVVNEHEARFILGDGAGDTPESWARGLTALGPRSVVITLGADGALVSDTRAGGPVRVPSPRVAAVDTTGAGDAFTAALAWRLGLGEELTEAAAFAVRVGAAAVTKEGAQASFPTSEVVSAL; translated from the coding sequence ATGTACGGAAACGAAGACTCCGCGCCCTCCGCCCCCGCCGGGCCCTCCCGGTACGACCTCCTGGTCGTGGGCTCGGCCAACGCCGACCTGGTCGTGGGCGTCGAACGGCGCCCCGGACCGGGCGAGACGGTGCTCGGCACCGACCTCGTCGTCCACCCCGGCGGCAAGGGCGCCAACCAGGCGGTCGCCGCCGCCCGTCTCGGAGCGCGTACGGCTCTGCTGGCACGCGTCGGCGACGACGCCCACGGCCGGCTGCTGCGCGCCTCGCAGCAGGAGGCGGGCGTCGACACGGGCGGAGTCCTCGTCGGGGGTGCGCCCACCGGGGTCGCCCTCATCACCGTCGACCCGTCGGGGGACAACAGCATCGTCGTGTCACCGGGCGCCAACGCCCGGCTGACTCCCGACGACATCAGGGCGGCGGGCCCCCTGTTCGCCGCGGCCCGGGTCGTCTCCGTGCAACTGGAGATCCCACTGGACACCGTCGCGGAGACGGCCCGGGCGCTCGGGCCGGGCGCGCGCCTGGTCCTCAACCCCTCCCCGCCCGCGCCGCTCCCCGACGAGGTGCTGGCCGCCTGCGATCCCCTCGTGGTCAACGAGCACGAGGCGCGCTTCATCCTGGGAGACGGTGCGGGCGACACCCCGGAGTCCTGGGCGCGGGGACTCACCGCCCTCGGACCGCGTTCGGTGGTGATCACGCTGGGCGCGGACGGCGCACTGGTCTCCGACACCCGCGCCGGCGGTCCCGTACGGGTACCGAGCCCCCGGGTCGCCGCCGTGGACACCACGGGAGCGGGCGACGCGTTCACCGCCGCCCTCGCCTGGCGGCTCGGCCTGGGCGAGGAACTCACCGAGGCCGCCGCGTTCGCCGTACGGGTCGGCGCGGCGGCCGTCACCAAGGAGGGCGCGCAGGCGTCCTTCCCGACCAGCGAAGTGGTCTCGGCACTGTGA
- a CDS encoding LacI family DNA-binding transcriptional regulator: MASIKDVAAQAGVSVATVSRVLNSHPSVSPDARERVLAAVDALGYRPNAVARSLRTDQTRTLGLVISDVLNPYFTALARSVEEEARALGYSVIIGNADERPEQQDHHVRTLLDRRIDGLLVSPADGESPLLLDVARTGTPMVFVDRWIPGVDIPVVRADGHRAIQDLVAHLYALGHRRLAIIAGPAATTTGDERVEAFREAMRAHGLALPDAYIGQGDFQADSGRRATEHFLSLPEPPEIVFAADNLMALGALDAIRARGLRVPEDIGLAAFDDIPWFVHTGPPITAIAQPTGDLGRAAVRALVDIVEGRPPQSVTLPATLVVRSSCGERTSTPGSNE, encoded by the coding sequence ATGGCGAGCATCAAGGATGTCGCGGCCCAGGCAGGAGTCTCTGTCGCCACGGTCTCCCGCGTTCTCAACAGCCATCCCTCCGTCAGCCCGGACGCGCGCGAACGCGTCCTCGCCGCCGTGGACGCCCTCGGCTACCGGCCCAACGCCGTGGCCCGCTCGCTGCGCACCGACCAGACACGCACGCTCGGTCTCGTCATCAGTGACGTACTCAACCCGTACTTCACCGCGCTGGCCCGCTCCGTCGAGGAGGAGGCCCGGGCACTCGGCTACAGCGTGATCATCGGCAACGCCGACGAGCGGCCCGAACAGCAGGACCACCACGTCCGTACGCTCCTGGACCGCAGGATCGACGGACTCCTGGTGTCGCCCGCCGACGGCGAGTCACCGCTGCTGCTGGACGTCGCACGCACCGGAACCCCGATGGTCTTCGTCGACCGCTGGATCCCCGGGGTGGACATCCCCGTCGTGCGCGCGGACGGCCACCGCGCCATCCAGGACCTGGTCGCCCATCTGTACGCCCTCGGGCACCGCAGGCTCGCCATCATCGCGGGCCCTGCGGCGACCACCACGGGCGACGAACGCGTCGAGGCGTTCAGGGAAGCCATGCGGGCCCACGGGCTCGCGCTCCCCGACGCCTACATCGGACAGGGCGACTTCCAGGCGGACAGCGGACGACGTGCCACCGAGCACTTCCTCTCGCTCCCCGAACCGCCCGAGATCGTGTTCGCAGCCGACAACCTCATGGCGCTCGGCGCCCTCGACGCCATCCGCGCACGCGGTCTGCGCGTACCCGAGGACATCGGGCTCGCTGCCTTCGACGACATCCCGTGGTTCGTCCACACCGGCCCTCCGATCACCGCGATCGCGCAGCCGACGGGCGACCTCGGCCGTGCGGCCGTGCGCGCCCTCGTCGACATCGTCGAGGGCCGGCCCCCGCAGTCCGTCACCCTGCCCGCCACCCTCGTCGTACGCAGCTCCTGCGGCGAGCGCACCTCCACCCCCGGGAGCAACGAGTGA
- a CDS encoding sugar ABC transporter ATP-binding protein, with the protein MSESVELLRIEGVRKTFPGVVALDSVDFDLRSGEVHVLLGENGAGKSTLIKMLSGAYRPDRGRIFAGGQEVRIHGAQDAEKLGIATIYQEFNLVPDLTVAENIFLGRQPRRFGMIDRRRMEADAEVLLRRVGLHISPRARVRELGIARLQMVEIAKALSLDARVLIMDEPTAVLTSEEVDKLFGIVRQLRADGVGVVFITHHLDEIAALGDRVTVLRDGRSIDQVPASTPETELVQLMVGRSIDQQYPRERPETGAPLLSVRGLTRDGVFHDVSFDVKAGEVVGLAGLVGAGRTEVARAVFGADPYDTGTVDVQGERLGKHDVTAAMGAGIGLVPEDRKGQGLVLDASVQENLGLVTLRSATRSGLVDVKGQRTAAARIAEQLGVRMAGLGQHVRTLSGGNQQKVVIGKWLLADTRVLILDEPTRGIDVGAKVEIYQLINELTASGHAVLMISSDLPEVLGMSDRVLVMAQGRIAGELPAHEATQDAVMALAVSAAPVTTPTEKAEEGPRGH; encoded by the coding sequence GTGAGCGAATCAGTCGAGTTGCTGCGCATCGAAGGCGTACGCAAGACCTTCCCCGGTGTCGTCGCCCTGGACAGCGTCGACTTCGACCTGCGCAGCGGCGAAGTGCACGTCCTGCTCGGCGAGAACGGCGCCGGCAAGAGCACCCTCATCAAGATGCTCTCCGGCGCCTACCGCCCGGACCGCGGGCGGATCTTCGCCGGCGGCCAGGAGGTGCGCATCCACGGCGCCCAGGACGCCGAGAAGCTCGGGATCGCCACGATCTACCAGGAGTTCAACCTGGTGCCCGACCTGACGGTCGCCGAGAACATCTTCCTCGGCCGCCAGCCGCGCCGGTTCGGCATGATCGACCGGCGGCGCATGGAGGCCGACGCCGAGGTGCTGCTGCGCCGGGTCGGCCTGCACATCTCGCCGAGGGCCAGGGTCCGCGAACTGGGTATCGCCCGGCTGCAGATGGTCGAGATCGCGAAGGCCCTCAGCCTGGACGCCCGCGTCCTGATCATGGACGAGCCGACGGCGGTCCTCACCTCCGAAGAGGTCGACAAGCTCTTCGGCATCGTGAGGCAGCTCCGCGCGGACGGTGTCGGCGTCGTCTTCATCACCCACCACCTCGACGAGATCGCCGCGCTCGGTGACCGCGTCACCGTCCTGCGCGACGGCCGCAGCATCGACCAGGTGCCCGCCTCGACACCCGAGACGGAACTCGTCCAGCTCATGGTGGGACGCAGCATCGACCAGCAGTATCCGCGTGAACGCCCGGAAACGGGGGCGCCGTTGCTGTCCGTCCGCGGACTCACCCGCGACGGGGTGTTCCACGACGTCAGCTTCGACGTGAAGGCCGGCGAGGTCGTCGGCCTCGCCGGACTCGTCGGAGCGGGCCGCACCGAGGTCGCCCGCGCCGTCTTCGGCGCCGACCCCTACGACACCGGCACCGTCGACGTACAGGGCGAGCGGCTGGGCAAGCACGACGTGACCGCCGCCATGGGTGCCGGGATCGGGCTCGTCCCCGAGGACCGCAAGGGCCAGGGGCTCGTGCTCGACGCCTCCGTGCAGGAGAACCTCGGCCTCGTCACGCTACGTTCGGCCACCCGCTCCGGACTCGTCGACGTGAAGGGGCAGCGCACCGCCGCCGCCCGCATCGCCGAACAGCTGGGCGTACGGATGGCCGGTCTCGGCCAGCACGTCCGCACCCTGTCCGGCGGAAACCAGCAGAAGGTCGTCATCGGGAAGTGGCTCCTGGCCGACACCCGGGTGCTGATCCTCGACGAACCGACGCGCGGCATCGACGTCGGGGCCAAGGTCGAGATCTACCAGCTCATCAACGAGCTCACGGCCTCCGGACACGCTGTCCTGATGATCTCCAGCGACCTGCCCGAGGTCCTCGGCATGAGCGACCGGGTGCTGGTCATGGCCCAGGGCCGCATCGCCGGAGAACTCCCCGCACACGAAGCCACCCAGGACGCGGTGATGGCACTCGCCGTCAGCGCCGCACCCGTCACCACACCCACCGAGAAGGCAGAGGAGGGCCCCCGTGGCCACTGA
- a CDS encoding DUF1772 domain-containing protein: protein MRTLQTAALLASAGGAALMAGLFCAFAYAVMPGLSRNDDRAFVRSMQHVNRAVINGWFLVPFLAPLPLLVLATVLAARGHSPGTLPWIVTALVLFGLAFLVTGTRNVPLNDALDEVGADASPSQLGAARAAFESRWVRWNTVRAVLHTASLAALLWAIHLHGAIV, encoded by the coding sequence ATGAGAACGCTGCAGACCGCGGCACTCCTCGCCTCGGCCGGGGGAGCGGCGCTGATGGCCGGGTTGTTCTGCGCCTTCGCGTACGCCGTCATGCCGGGCCTGTCCCGGAACGACGACCGGGCCTTCGTCCGGAGCATGCAGCACGTCAACCGTGCCGTCATCAACGGCTGGTTCCTGGTCCCCTTCCTCGCGCCCCTGCCGCTGCTCGTCCTGGCGACGGTCCTCGCCGCGCGGGGGCACAGCCCGGGGACCCTGCCGTGGATCGTCACGGCCCTGGTGCTCTTCGGGCTGGCGTTCCTGGTCACCGGGACGCGGAACGTGCCCCTCAACGACGCGCTCGACGAGGTCGGGGCGGACGCGTCCCCCAGCCAACTCGGCGCGGCACGGGCCGCGTTCGAGAGCCGCTGGGTCAGGTGGAACACCGTTCGCGCCGTCCTGCACACCGCGTCCCTCGCCGCGCTGCTCTGGGCGATCCACCTGCACGGCGCGATCGTGTAG
- a CDS encoding DUF2254 domain-containing protein — MSGKSVPSGGSTHVHRTPPALTSLRERLRDTFWFAPTAGLVCAFALWWVLSELDTRIVAHLKEEGAYRELGDLLAFAVDARTIVTTVSAAMMTFIGVVFSISLVAVQMASGQLTPRVVRIFVRSRISKLTLTVFLATFAFSLLVLTSYEGGAEPDLRRVTSVPLLQSLLTLGLVGLSLILFVAYVSSTLRLMQVGPVLDHITRDSLRALVRQPGGAAAEPPREPCAAQLVHHGRAGVVRDVAVARLVRSARRHGVVLRLVPRAGDFVVPGTPLLTVHGGPTPPPRALRGTVSVGVERALHQDPAFGLRQLVDIALRALSPSVHDPTTAVQCLDRIVQFLSVAVTLPLATLHHRDRRGDVRLVQQVPGWADLVDLAFEEIRRCAADSPQVTRRLLAGLDDLLLLASDERRKPLLRHRALLVEAVERTVPGAAGRAFALRPDRQGIG, encoded by the coding sequence ATGAGTGGCAAGAGCGTCCCGAGCGGCGGGAGCACGCACGTCCACCGGACGCCCCCCGCGCTGACCTCGCTGCGGGAGCGGCTGCGCGACACCTTCTGGTTCGCGCCGACAGCCGGCCTGGTGTGCGCCTTCGCACTGTGGTGGGTCCTCTCCGAGCTGGACACGAGGATCGTCGCGCATCTGAAGGAGGAAGGGGCGTACCGGGAGCTCGGGGACCTGCTGGCCTTCGCCGTGGACGCCCGGACGATCGTCACCACGGTCAGCGCGGCGATGATGACCTTCATCGGTGTCGTCTTCAGCATCTCGCTGGTGGCCGTGCAGATGGCGAGCGGGCAGCTCACGCCGCGCGTCGTCCGCATCTTCGTGCGGAGCAGGATCAGCAAGCTCACGCTGACGGTGTTCCTGGCGACCTTCGCGTTCTCGCTGCTCGTCCTGACCTCCTACGAGGGCGGAGCGGAGCCCGACCTCCGGCGGGTGACGTCGGTGCCACTGCTGCAGAGCCTGCTGACCCTGGGCCTGGTGGGCCTGAGTCTGATCCTGTTCGTCGCCTACGTCTCGTCCACCCTGCGGCTCATGCAGGTCGGGCCCGTCCTCGATCACATCACCCGGGATTCGCTCCGCGCCCTGGTGCGGCAGCCGGGAGGGGCGGCGGCGGAACCACCTCGCGAGCCCTGCGCGGCGCAGCTCGTCCACCACGGGCGGGCGGGGGTGGTGCGGGACGTGGCGGTGGCACGGCTGGTGCGGAGCGCGCGACGGCACGGGGTCGTGCTGCGACTGGTACCGAGGGCCGGGGACTTCGTGGTGCCGGGCACACCGCTCCTCACCGTCCACGGCGGGCCCACCCCTCCCCCGCGCGCCCTGAGAGGGACGGTGTCGGTCGGCGTGGAGCGGGCCCTGCACCAGGATCCGGCTTTCGGCCTGCGGCAGTTGGTGGACATCGCGCTGCGCGCCCTGTCGCCGTCCGTGCACGATCCGACCACGGCGGTGCAGTGCCTGGACCGGATCGTGCAGTTCCTCTCCGTCGCCGTCACACTGCCGCTCGCCACGCTGCACCACCGTGACCGCCGGGGCGACGTCCGGCTCGTCCAGCAGGTGCCGGGGTGGGCCGATCTCGTGGATCTGGCCTTCGAGGAGATCCGCCGGTGCGCGGCCGACAGCCCTCAGGTCACGCGCCGGCTGCTCGCGGGGCTCGACGATCTGCTGCTGCTCGCCTCCGACGAGCGGCGGAAGCCGCTCCTGAGGCACCGCGCACTCCTGGTGGAAGCGGTCGAGCGCACGGTGCCCGGGGCGGCGGGGCGGGCGTTCGCGCTGCGCCCGGACCGGCAGGGGATCGGCTGA
- a CDS encoding substrate-binding domain-containing protein: MATDTHPSKAHAGGAGHTLRRLLLDNGALSALVVLLVAMSLLSGDFLTTQNLLNVGVQAAVTAILAFGVTFVIVSAGIDLSVGSVAALSATVLAWSATSAGVPVWLAVILAVATGIACGFVSGALVAYGKLPSFIATLAMLSVARGLSLVISQGRPIPFPDSVSVLGDTLGGWLPVPVLVMIAMGLIAALILARTYIGRSMYAIGGNEEAARLSGLRVKKQKLAIYALSGLFAAVAGIVLASRLVSAQPQAAQGYELDAIAAVVIGGASLAGGVGKASGTLIGALILAVLRNGLNLLSVSAFWQQVVIGVVIALAVLLDTLRRKAGSGAATAGGSSAAPGGPGKGRKGAIQVGIAVVCLAAVIAAVTFFKSGSSGTTTKVGMSLSTLNNPFFVQMKEGAQAEAEAAGVDLTVTDAQNDASQQANQLENFTSSGVDSVIVNPVDSDAVGPGVRSANKADIPVVAADRGVNKAKTATLVASDNVAGGKLAAKSLADRLGGKGSIIVLQGTAGTSASRERGAGFAAGIKAYPGIKIVATQPADFDRTKGLDVMTNLLQSHPGITGVFAENDEMALGAVKALGSKAGKSVSVVGFDGTPDGLTAVEAGTLYASVAQQPKELGKIAVRNAVRAADGKKVDSMVKVPVKVVTRQNVADFS, translated from the coding sequence GTGGCCACTGACACGCATCCGAGCAAGGCGCACGCGGGCGGCGCCGGACACACCCTCCGCCGCCTCCTGCTCGACAACGGCGCCCTGAGCGCACTGGTCGTCCTCCTGGTGGCGATGTCGCTGCTCTCCGGCGACTTCCTCACCACCCAGAACCTGCTGAACGTCGGCGTCCAGGCCGCGGTCACCGCGATCCTCGCGTTCGGCGTCACCTTCGTCATCGTCTCGGCGGGCATCGACCTCTCCGTCGGCTCGGTCGCCGCGCTCTCCGCGACCGTCCTCGCGTGGTCGGCGACGTCCGCCGGAGTACCCGTCTGGCTGGCGGTCATCCTCGCCGTCGCCACCGGCATCGCCTGCGGCTTCGTCAGCGGCGCCCTCGTCGCCTACGGCAAGCTGCCGTCGTTCATCGCGACGCTGGCCATGCTCTCGGTGGCCCGCGGCCTGTCCCTGGTCATCTCCCAGGGCCGGCCGATCCCCTTCCCCGACTCCGTCTCCGTGCTCGGTGACACCCTCGGTGGCTGGCTGCCCGTCCCCGTCCTCGTGATGATCGCCATGGGTCTGATAGCCGCGCTCATCCTGGCCCGCACCTACATCGGCCGCTCCATGTACGCCATCGGCGGCAACGAGGAGGCCGCCCGGCTCTCCGGACTGCGGGTCAAGAAGCAGAAGCTGGCCATCTACGCCCTGTCCGGCCTCTTCGCGGCCGTCGCGGGCATCGTCCTCGCCTCCCGCCTCGTCTCCGCGCAGCCGCAGGCCGCCCAGGGATACGAACTCGACGCGATCGCCGCGGTCGTCATCGGCGGCGCCAGCCTCGCGGGCGGCGTCGGCAAGGCGTCCGGCACACTGATCGGCGCGCTGATCCTCGCGGTCCTGCGCAACGGCCTCAACCTCCTGTCCGTGTCCGCCTTCTGGCAGCAGGTCGTCATCGGCGTCGTCATCGCCCTCGCGGTGCTGCTCGACACGCTGCGCCGCAAGGCCGGATCCGGCGCCGCGACCGCAGGCGGCTCGTCCGCCGCGCCCGGCGGACCCGGCAAGGGCCGCAAGGGGGCGATACAGGTCGGCATCGCGGTGGTCTGCCTGGCCGCCGTCATCGCCGCCGTGACCTTCTTCAAGTCCGGCTCCTCCGGCACCACCACCAAGGTGGGCATGTCGCTCTCCACCCTGAACAACCCGTTCTTCGTGCAGATGAAGGAGGGCGCGCAGGCGGAGGCCGAGGCGGCCGGAGTCGACCTGACCGTCACCGACGCCCAGAACGACGCCTCGCAGCAGGCCAACCAGCTGGAGAACTTCACCAGCTCCGGAGTGGACTCCGTCATCGTCAACCCGGTGGACTCCGACGCGGTCGGCCCCGGCGTCCGCAGCGCCAACAAGGCCGACATCCCGGTCGTCGCCGCCGACCGCGGCGTCAACAAGGCGAAGACCGCGACTCTCGTCGCCTCCGACAACGTCGCGGGCGGCAAGCTCGCCGCGAAGTCGCTCGCCGACCGGCTGGGAGGCAAGGGCAGCATCATCGTCCTCCAGGGCACCGCCGGCACCTCCGCCAGCCGTGAGCGCGGCGCGGGCTTCGCCGCAGGCATCAAGGCCTACCCGGGCATCAAGATCGTGGCGACCCAGCCGGCCGACTTCGACCGCACCAAGGGCCTGGACGTCATGACCAACCTCCTCCAGTCCCACCCCGGGATCACCGGCGTCTTCGCCGAGAACGACGAGATGGCGCTCGGCGCCGTCAAGGCACTGGGCAGCAAGGCCGGGAAGTCCGTCTCGGTGGTCGGCTTCGACGGAACCCCCGACGGCCTGACGGCTGTCGAGGCAGGCACGCTGTACGCGTCCGTGGCCCAGCAGCCCAAGGAACTGGGGAAGATCGCCGTGCGGAACGCGGTACGGGCGGCCGACGGCAAGAAGGTCGACAGCATGGTGAAGGTCCCGGTCAAGGTCGTCACCCGGCAGAACGTCGCCGACTTCTCCTGA
- a CDS encoding N-formylglutamate amidohydrolase: MPTPEPSPFQLLSGAPGSPVLLHVPHSSRVVPQRVRGGIVLDDGALESELDHITDSHTADLAARASGLCSVTPWRFVNGLSRLVVDPERFPDDREEMLAAGMGAVYTRTTHGEVLRPAGVDPEPLLDRYFHPYADAMTAAVDDRLAATGRAVVIDVHSYPSRALPYELHGTGPRPPVCLGTDGFHTPPGLLALAEAAFSGFGGTGLDSPFSGTYVPLKHYEADSRVGALMIEIRRDLYMTEPGGPAGPGLDALASALAGLVDGLMDL, translated from the coding sequence ATGCCCACCCCCGAACCCTCTCCCTTCCAGTTGCTGTCCGGCGCCCCCGGGTCGCCGGTGCTGCTGCACGTCCCGCACTCCTCCCGGGTCGTGCCGCAGCGGGTGCGCGGCGGCATCGTGCTGGACGACGGAGCGCTGGAGTCCGAACTAGACCACATCACGGACTCCCACACGGCCGACCTGGCGGCCAGGGCGTCCGGCCTCTGTTCCGTGACCCCCTGGCGCTTCGTCAACGGCCTGTCGCGACTGGTCGTCGACCCCGAGCGCTTCCCTGACGACCGGGAGGAGATGCTGGCCGCCGGTATGGGCGCGGTCTACACCCGGACCACGCACGGGGAGGTGCTCCGCCCGGCCGGGGTGGATCCTGAGCCGTTGCTCGACCGCTATTTCCATCCCTACGCCGACGCGATGACAGCGGCCGTCGACGACCGGCTCGCCGCCACGGGACGCGCCGTCGTCATCGACGTCCACTCCTACCCGTCGCGCGCGCTCCCCTACGAACTGCACGGCACCGGCCCGCGCCCTCCGGTCTGTCTGGGCACCGACGGATTCCACACCCCACCCGGGCTCCTTGCCCTGGCGGAGGCGGCGTTCTCCGGATTCGGCGGCACCGGCCTGGACAGCCCCTTCTCCGGTACGTACGTGCCGTTGAAGCACTACGAGGCGGACTCCCGGGTCGGCGCGCTGATGATCGAGATCCGGCGCGATCTGTACATGACCGAGCCCGGCGGCCCGGCCGGCCCGGGGCTCGACGCGCTCGCCTCCGCACTGGCCGGACTGGTCGACGGGCTCATGGACCTGTGA
- a CDS encoding septum formation family protein translates to MFFGVTSRSARGMSAAVALLAIGAVGCADAIDSAKDGAKKAVRTRSVFSLAPGDCYNPNSGATEGEELSVEIVPCDEAHKGQVVGEFDIEGKSKYPGDAGATEIADRRCPAESLKFIPDTWAIPKGVDLFYYYPTSESWKTGDRAVSCTYAKESGTFSGSLENKSLTADQVTYLKGSNAVYEALWNNQPEADQIEDDLAGYKKQAKAISEALDTHLAALKGLEQPQTAKLRSQLAETAEAWKDAASAGDTDDFYVAYDLGFTGIDPNRTVAARKELELATTVPADDAAAWAG, encoded by the coding sequence ATGTTTTTCGGTGTCACGTCCCGTTCAGCACGCGGCATGTCCGCCGCTGTCGCCCTTCTCGCGATCGGCGCGGTGGGCTGCGCCGACGCCATCGACAGCGCCAAGGACGGCGCCAAGAAGGCCGTACGCACACGGTCGGTCTTCTCCCTCGCCCCTGGCGACTGCTACAACCCGAACAGCGGGGCGACCGAGGGCGAGGAGCTCAGCGTCGAGATCGTTCCGTGCGACGAGGCGCACAAGGGCCAGGTCGTCGGCGAGTTCGACATCGAGGGGAAGTCGAAGTACCCGGGCGACGCCGGGGCGACGGAGATCGCCGACCGGCGGTGTCCGGCGGAGTCGCTGAAGTTCATCCCCGACACCTGGGCGATACCGAAGGGCGTCGACCTCTTCTACTACTACCCGACCAGCGAGAGCTGGAAGACGGGTGACCGGGCCGTGAGCTGTACGTACGCCAAGGAATCGGGCACCTTCTCGGGTTCGCTCGAGAACAAGTCCCTGACCGCGGACCAGGTCACGTACCTGAAGGGTTCGAACGCCGTCTACGAGGCGCTCTGGAACAACCAGCCCGAGGCGGACCAGATCGAGGACGACCTGGCGGGCTACAAGAAGCAGGCCAAGGCCATCTCCGAGGCCCTGGACACTCACCTGGCGGCTCTGAAGGGTCTGGAGCAGCCGCAGACCGCCAAGCTCCGCTCGCAGCTGGCGGAGACCGCGGAGGCCTGGAAGGACGCCGCTTCGGCCGGTGACACGGACGACTTCTACGTCGCCTACGACCTGGGATTCACCGGCATCGACCCGAACAGGACGGTCGCCGCCCGCAAGGAGCTCGAGCTCGCCACCACGGTCCCCGCCGACGACGCCGCGGCCTGGGCGGGCTGA
- a CDS encoding VOC family protein: MPHTQQRDPHTAQQGVDVVQLDHHAVHTTDRGLSAEFIAAVLGLEVGAPFGPFLPVDLGNGVTLDYYELRDEPVQSQHYAFLVPDAQFGTMIARLEALGVTYYADPHHTEPGRINRLFGGRGAYFEDPDGHNMEIMTRPYARPR; this comes from the coding sequence ATGCCCCACACACAGCAGCGGGACCCGCACACGGCCCAGCAGGGCGTCGACGTCGTCCAGTTGGACCACCACGCCGTCCACACCACCGACCGCGGCCTGTCGGCCGAGTTCATCGCCGCCGTCCTGGGACTGGAGGTCGGCGCGCCGTTCGGACCGTTCCTGCCCGTCGACCTGGGCAACGGCGTGACGCTCGACTACTACGAACTGCGGGACGAGCCGGTGCAGTCGCAGCACTACGCCTTTCTCGTCCCCGACGCCCAGTTCGGCACGATGATCGCCCGGCTGGAGGCCCTCGGGGTCACCTACTACGCGGATCCCCACCACACCGAACCCGGCCGTATCAACCGCCTCTTCGGGGGCCGGGGGGCCTACTTCGAGGATCCGGACGGCCACAACATGGAGATCATGACCCGTCCGTACGCCCGTCCCAGGTAG
- the rbsD gene encoding D-ribose pyranase, whose protein sequence is MKKSGILNRHLAGALAGLGHGDGVLICDVGMPIPAGPRVVDLAFRAGVPSFAEVLDGLLDELVVEGGTAAEETGEANPEAARLLTARIPGLELVSHEQLKELTASARLVVRTGEARPYANVLLRCGVFF, encoded by the coding sequence GTGAAGAAGTCAGGCATCCTGAACCGCCACCTCGCGGGCGCCCTGGCCGGACTCGGCCACGGGGACGGCGTCCTGATCTGCGACGTGGGCATGCCCATACCCGCCGGCCCCCGCGTGGTCGACCTGGCCTTCCGGGCGGGCGTCCCGTCGTTCGCCGAGGTCCTGGACGGGCTGCTGGACGAGCTCGTCGTGGAGGGTGGGACGGCGGCCGAGGAGACCGGGGAGGCGAACCCGGAAGCGGCCCGTCTGCTCACCGCCCGCATCCCCGGCCTCGAGCTCGTGTCCCACGAACAGCTGAAGGAACTCACGGCGTCCGCCCGCCTGGTGGTGCGCACGGGAGAGGCCCGGCCGTACGCGAACGTGCTGCTGAGGTGCGGGGTCTTCTTCTGA